From Calothrix sp. PCC 6303, a single genomic window includes:
- the aroA gene encoding 3-phosphoshikimate 1-carboxyvinyltransferase, giving the protein MSPAIISVETKEDISQNLIIKPPASRLSLHGNIRIPGDKSISHRALMLGALSEGETKIQGLLLGEDPRSTASCFQAMGAEISPLNTELVTVRGIGLGNLTEPVDILNAGNSGTTLRLMLGILASHPSRFFTVTGDGSLRSRPMSRVVKPLLEMGAEIWGRKGNSLAPLAIQGKSLKPIHYHSPIASAQVKSCILLAGLMTEGKTTVTEPALSRDHSERMLRAFGAELSVDPSTKSVTVTGGAKLQGQTVIVPGDISSAAFWLVAGAIVPGSELVVENVGVNPTRTGILEALAMMGADIQQENQREVAGEPVADLRVRYAGTGSVTALKGCTISGDIIPRLIDEIPILAVAAVFAQGTTIIKDAEELRVKESDRITVMAQQLGKMGAKITELPDGMEITGGTPLTGADVDSFTDHRIAMSLAIAALNATGTTNIQRAEAASISYPDFITTLETVCK; this is encoded by the coding sequence ATGTCGCCTGCTATTATCAGTGTAGAAACAAAAGAAGATATTTCGCAAAATTTAATCATCAAGCCTCCCGCTTCCCGATTATCTTTACATGGGAATATTCGCATACCTGGAGATAAGTCAATATCTCACCGTGCTTTGATGTTGGGTGCTTTGTCTGAAGGTGAAACCAAAATTCAAGGTTTACTTTTGGGTGAAGATCCCCGCAGTACTGCCAGTTGTTTTCAAGCGATGGGTGCAGAAATCTCACCCCTAAATACTGAATTAGTTACAGTTAGAGGTATTGGTTTAGGAAACTTAACAGAACCTGTTGATATTCTCAATGCTGGTAACTCTGGAACCACGTTGCGATTAATGTTAGGTATTCTCGCATCTCATCCAAGCCGCTTCTTTACAGTAACGGGTGATGGCTCACTGCGATCGCGTCCCATGTCCAGGGTAGTAAAACCGTTGTTAGAAATGGGTGCCGAAATTTGGGGACGTAAAGGTAATTCCCTGGCACCTCTGGCAATCCAAGGTAAATCACTCAAACCGATTCACTACCATTCTCCCATTGCCTCGGCACAGGTGAAATCCTGTATTTTACTGGCAGGTTTGATGACAGAAGGGAAAACCACCGTTACAGAACCTGCCCTATCTCGTGATCATAGTGAACGAATGTTACGGGCATTTGGCGCAGAATTGTCAGTTGATCCCAGTACCAAAAGTGTCACCGTCACAGGTGGTGCAAAGCTACAGGGACAAACCGTAATTGTCCCAGGTGATATCAGTTCCGCAGCATTCTGGTTGGTGGCTGGGGCAATTGTTCCCGGTTCTGAGTTGGTAGTGGAAAATGTCGGTGTTAATCCTACACGTACAGGTATATTAGAAGCCTTAGCAATGATGGGTGCAGACATTCAGCAGGAAAATCAACGGGAAGTCGCCGGGGAACCCGTCGCCGACTTACGGGTACGTTATGCAGGTACAGGAAGCGTTACAGCCCTCAAAGGTTGCACAATTTCTGGGGATATCATCCCCCGTCTAATTGATGAGATTCCCATCTTGGCAGTAGCTGCCGTCTTTGCCCAGGGAACAACAATCATCAAAGATGCCGAAGAACTGCGCGTCAAAGAAAGCGATCGCATTACAGTAATGGCGCAACAATTAGGTAAAATGGGCGCAAAAATCACCGAATTACCTGATGGGATGGAAATTACCGGAGGTACACCCCTAACAGGTGCAGATGTGGATAGCTTTACCGATCATCGGATTGCGATGAGTTTAGCGATCGCAGCTTTAAATGCAACGGGAACCACCAATATTCAACGTGCAGAAGCCGCCAGTATATCCTACCCAGATTTTATCACTACCTTGGAAACAGTTTGTAAGTAG
- a CDS encoding response regulator has protein sequence MDNPILGIDKIHQSSIIREKPKKQKLLVVDDEPDNLDLLYRTFRRDFNVLKADSGISALEVLATEGEVAVIISDQRMPEMKGTEFLSKTVPQFPDTIRIILTGFTDIEDLVEAINAGQVYKYITKPWDPTELKAVVQRAAETYDLLKQRTEELNRSNAQMGFLATLLQLMQMPSSTEAALNPIAKIFGENFAADGCILQMIQQNKLDSLQGIYSNNGSMANCLSEDPLIDQAIASGKIQVVNNISLNENLANISHYSTHGIKAHLAIPIIYQEKTLAILSLQWKQPTILREDELRLIESSVQVAAISLAAIRCCEKGI, from the coding sequence ATGGATAATCCGATTTTAGGAATTGATAAAATACATCAATCATCAATCATCAGAGAAAAGCCGAAAAAACAAAAGCTTTTAGTTGTTGATGACGAACCAGATAATCTAGATCTTTTATACAGAACTTTCCGTCGTGACTTTAATGTTCTCAAAGCAGATAGTGGAATTAGTGCGTTAGAAGTATTAGCAACTGAGGGTGAAGTAGCTGTTATTATTTCCGATCAACGGATGCCGGAAATGAAGGGAACAGAGTTTTTGAGTAAGACGGTACCCCAATTTCCTGATACTATCCGCATCATCCTCACAGGTTTCACCGATATTGAGGATTTAGTAGAAGCAATTAACGCCGGACAAGTTTATAAGTATATTACCAAACCCTGGGATCCCACCGAACTCAAAGCTGTTGTTCAACGTGCTGCTGAAACCTACGATTTGCTGAAGCAACGTACAGAGGAACTGAATCGTTCAAACGCTCAAATGGGATTTTTGGCAACATTACTTCAGTTAATGCAAATGCCATCATCTACCGAAGCGGCTTTGAACCCAATTGCGAAAATATTTGGTGAAAATTTTGCTGCGGATGGTTGTATTCTACAAATGATACAGCAGAACAAGTTAGATTCTCTCCAGGGAATATATAGCAATAATGGTTCGATGGCAAATTGCTTATCAGAAGACCCTTTGATTGATCAAGCGATCGCATCCGGAAAAATTCAAGTTGTGAATAATATTAGTCTAAATGAAAATTTAGCCAATATCTCCCACTATTCCACTCACGGGATCAAAGCACACTTAGCAATACCCATCATCTATCAAGAAAAAACCCTAGCGATTCTATCACTTCAGTGGAAACAACCAACTATCCTCCGCGAAGATGAATTAAGACTAATTGAGTCATCTGTACAAGTTGCCGCAATTTCACTAGCTGCTATTCGCTGTTGCGAAAAAGGAATATAA
- a CDS encoding N-acetylmuramoyl-L-alanine amidase family protein translates to MKLLLLLLCPINLLLFDFSGAVQQQYIANNIPNVGRLKNQKPLSGKKILINPGHGGKETGAVGATGYFAAQANLKVSKLLAAELQKHGAVVVMTRDDDRYLSLSDRQAIINREKPTIALTIHYTFAEDGQNAEQTQGIRTFWYHPQSESLALFIHNYLIRQLRRSSAGVFWNNLALTRPKIAPSVVLELGFFSNPQEFEWITNPQEQKKLAITLASGIVEWFETVQNN, encoded by the coding sequence ATGAAATTACTATTGCTGTTGTTATGCCCTATTAATCTATTATTGTTTGACTTTTCTGGAGCGGTACAACAACAATACATAGCAAACAATATACCAAACGTTGGAAGACTAAAAAACCAAAAGCCTTTATCTGGGAAAAAAATTCTGATTAATCCAGGACATGGGGGTAAAGAAACTGGTGCCGTAGGTGCAACTGGATATTTTGCTGCACAAGCAAACCTGAAAGTATCGAAACTATTAGCTGCTGAGTTGCAGAAGCATGGTGCGGTAGTGGTGATGACAAGGGATGATGATAGATACTTATCCTTAAGCGATCGCCAAGCAATTATAAACCGTGAAAAACCCACTATTGCCCTAACTATACATTACACTTTTGCTGAGGACGGTCAGAATGCAGAACAAACTCAGGGAATCAGAACTTTTTGGTATCATCCCCAATCAGAGAGTTTAGCCCTTTTTATCCACAATTACTTGATTCGTCAACTCAGACGCTCATCTGCTGGTGTATTTTGGAACAACTTAGCACTGACACGTCCGAAAATTGCACCATCAGTGGTACTGGAATTGGGTTTTTTTAGCAATCCGCAAGAATTTGAGTGGATAACAAACCCTCAAGAACAAAAAAAATTAGCCATTACTTTAGCTTCGGGCATTGTAGAGTGGTTTGAGACGGTTCAAAATAATTAA
- a CDS encoding UDP-N-acetylmuramoyl-tripeptide--D-alanyl-D-alanine ligase yields MSCSVTINQLIEVLDATSVNISDAALTHLCVGVQTDTRIVKPGEVFLALRGEKFDGHDFVGMAIAKGALTAIVDFDYQNPQFPVLQVKDSLKAYQKLARWWRDRFTIPVVGITGSVGKTTTKEIIAAVLGTQGRVHKTYANFNNEIGVPKTLLELGTEHHYAVIEMAMRGRGQIAELTEVVHPQIGVITNVGTAHIELLGSELAIAEAKCELLAEMPRDGVAILNHDNELLMSTSAQVWQGEVISYGLNGGDICGNLIDIETVEVDGMQFRLPLPGRHIAINFLAALAVAKTLGIDWQSLQEGVVVDMPGGRSAKIILPDDVVILDETYNAAPEAMLAALNLLAETPGKRRIAVLGAMKELGERSHQLHSVVGDMVRQLKLDALLVLVDGEDAKAIVQAAEGVACECFTSHGELVTRLQGFVQSGDRLLFKAAHSVGLDRVVSQLRSRFEG; encoded by the coding sequence ATGTCCTGTTCTGTCACCATCAATCAACTAATTGAAGTCCTTGATGCTACATCGGTAAATATATCAGATGCAGCACTTACCCATTTATGTGTTGGAGTTCAAACAGATACTCGCATAGTCAAACCAGGAGAAGTTTTTTTGGCATTACGGGGTGAAAAGTTTGATGGACATGACTTTGTAGGGATGGCAATCGCTAAGGGTGCGCTAACTGCAATTGTGGATTTCGATTATCAAAATCCCCAATTTCCAGTGTTACAGGTTAAAGATAGTTTAAAAGCATATCAAAAACTTGCTCGCTGGTGGCGCGATCGCTTTACAATTCCAGTGGTTGGTATTACTGGATCTGTGGGTAAAACCACCACTAAGGAAATCATTGCTGCTGTTTTGGGAACACAGGGACGGGTTCATAAGACCTATGCTAATTTTAACAATGAGATTGGTGTCCCAAAAACTTTGCTGGAACTGGGTACAGAACATCATTATGCTGTGATTGAAATGGCAATGCGAGGTAGGGGACAAATTGCTGAATTAACGGAAGTTGTCCATCCCCAAATAGGGGTAATTACGAATGTGGGGACAGCACATATTGAATTATTGGGTTCGGAGTTAGCCATAGCAGAGGCTAAATGCGAGTTGTTGGCAGAAATGCCTCGTGATGGGGTGGCAATTTTGAACCATGACAACGAACTATTGATGTCAACATCTGCCCAAGTTTGGCAGGGTGAGGTAATTAGTTATGGTTTGAATGGTGGAGATATTTGCGGAAATTTAATTGATATTGAAACTGTGGAAGTTGATGGGATGCAATTTCGTTTGCCTTTGCCAGGTAGACATATCGCCATAAATTTTCTGGCTGCTTTGGCAGTGGCAAAGACTTTAGGTATTGATTGGCAAAGCCTTCAAGAAGGTGTGGTTGTGGATATGCCGGGGGGACGTTCTGCTAAGATTATTTTGCCTGATGATGTGGTAATCTTGGATGAGACTTATAATGCTGCACCAGAAGCTATGCTTGCAGCTTTGAATCTATTAGCCGAAACACCGGGGAAAAGACGCATTGCTGTTCTCGGTGCGATGAAGGAATTGGGAGAGCGATCGCATCAGCTACATAGTGTAGTTGGGGACATGGTACGGCAGTTGAAATTAGACGCGCTACTAGTTTTGGTGGATGGGGAAGATGCCAAAGCTATTGTTCAGGCTGCGGAGGGTGTTGCTTGTGAATGTTTTACTTCCCACGGTGAACTGGTAACGCGGTTACAGGGTTTTGTACAGTCAGGCGATCGCTTATTATTTAAAGCGGCACATTCTGTTGGGTTAGATCGGGTTGTGAGTCAGTTGCGAAGTCGGTTTGAGGGTTAA
- a CDS encoding serine hydrolase, translating to MSDSSYKLTTSSRRQPVNRRQRPRPVKKVRVKTSKATTTKQSQRQHPSNNSVITTTAVPVQRTRVVKPGNTNNGQIPPYNPNAVKVKSVRVRKQPLPRKNGGGRKTRLKPMARNILYGLRLLIVGVGIGAIVGTALSVLDPASHVSTSESPVIGQSQQATQNTSNAASTLVLSQENLALKSAITNLTTTTPNFTTGVFLVDLDTNSFVDINGARTFSSASTIKLPILIALFQEVDAGKIRLEDSIATKQELLAGGSGDIQQAPIGTKYTILDLATKMITISDNTATNMLIERLGGIENLNQRFRGWGLASTSLRNLLPDLKGTNTTSPKDLAGLIAMITKGNIVTNQSRDRILDIMRRTVKDTLLPSGIDQGATIAHKTGDIASMVADVGLIESATGKRYIAGVMVERPNNDNRAETLISSISRLTFQQLTQPNTVPNNPGRIPPINNIPPTIQPSNINPPLPTGSNIPGYSYQSPRINSLPNYPSSITPYPNSVGGATMPNNGYQPGYQQPVTAPQYYYPYQR from the coding sequence GTGTCAGATTCAAGCTATAAATTAACAACATCCTCGCGTCGTCAACCTGTTAATCGTCGCCAACGTCCTCGTCCGGTTAAAAAAGTCAGGGTAAAGACTAGTAAAGCCACAACTACCAAACAATCACAACGCCAACACCCAAGTAATAATTCAGTCATCACCACCACTGCTGTACCAGTTCAGCGTACTCGTGTGGTGAAGCCTGGGAACACAAATAACGGTCAGATTCCTCCCTATAACCCCAATGCTGTTAAAGTTAAATCGGTTCGAGTTCGGAAACAACCATTACCGAGAAAAAATGGTGGTGGTCGCAAAACCCGTCTCAAACCGATGGCAAGAAATATTCTTTATGGTTTGCGATTATTAATTGTGGGTGTGGGAATTGGTGCTATCGTCGGCACAGCCCTATCGGTTTTAGATCCTGCTAGTCATGTGAGTACATCAGAATCACCCGTAATCGGGCAATCACAACAAGCAACTCAAAACACCTCAAATGCTGCTTCTACACTGGTTTTATCGCAAGAAAATCTAGCTTTAAAGTCGGCGATTACAAACCTTACCACAACAACTCCAAATTTTACAACGGGTGTATTTTTAGTTGATTTAGATACCAATAGTTTTGTTGATATAAATGGGGCTAGAACCTTCTCTTCAGCTAGCACCATCAAGTTACCAATTCTGATTGCCTTATTTCAAGAAGTAGACGCTGGGAAAATTCGTTTAGAAGATAGTATTGCCACAAAGCAAGAACTTCTTGCAGGTGGATCTGGAGACATTCAGCAGGCACCCATTGGTACTAAATACACCATATTGGATCTTGCCACGAAGATGATTACCATCAGTGATAATACTGCCACAAATATGTTAATTGAAAGACTTGGCGGTATTGAAAACCTAAATCAACGGTTTCGTGGTTGGGGGTTAGCAAGTACTTCCCTCCGCAATTTATTACCGGATTTGAAGGGGACAAATACCACAAGCCCTAAAGATTTAGCTGGTTTAATCGCTATGATTACCAAAGGAAATATAGTTACTAATCAATCACGCGATCGCATTCTCGATATTATGCGCCGTACAGTGAAAGATACCCTTCTACCATCAGGTATAGATCAAGGTGCAACTATTGCCCACAAAACAGGTGATATTGCCTCAATGGTTGCAGATGTCGGTTTAATTGAGTCAGCAACAGGAAAACGGTATATTGCAGGGGTGATGGTAGAGCGTCCCAATAATGATAACCGCGCTGAAACCCTAATTAGTTCCATTTCTCGTCTGACATTTCAACAGTTGACTCAACCTAATACAGTCCCAAACAACCCAGGCAGAATTCCCCCAATTAACAATATTCCCCCAACCATTCAGCCTTCTAACATCAATCCACCATTACCTACTGGCAGCAACATACCTGGGTATAGTTATCAATCCCCTAGAATTAATTCTTTACCTAATTATCCCTCCAGCATTACACCCTATCCCAATAGTGTGGGAGGTGCAACAATGCCCAACAACGGATATCAACCCGGTTATCAACAACCTGTCACCGCACCCCAATATTATTATCCTTACCAACGATAA
- a CDS encoding RNA methyltransferase: MSLTEVKIILVESAGALNIGSTARVMKNFGFSQLILVNPQCDYLGQGAKMMAVHAQDILESALVVETLPQALKGCKHAIATTGVHHDWNAPLETPRTALPWLLETVGQPAALIFGREDRGLTNQELNYAQRFVRIPTNPAYTSLNLATSVALCCYELSQFADLSPNDDLDSLSGISSRELAPLDVVESYYQQLQSLLLNIGFLHPHTANSRMEKIRQIYNRSQLQTQEIAMLRGMIRQIKWAVEKSSSNENL; the protein is encoded by the coding sequence ATGTCGTTGACGGAAGTAAAAATTATCTTAGTTGAATCTGCTGGAGCCTTGAATATTGGTTCTACTGCCAGGGTGATGAAAAATTTCGGGTTTAGTCAATTAATTTTGGTAAACCCACAGTGTGACTATTTGGGACAAGGGGCAAAAATGATGGCGGTACATGCCCAAGATATCCTAGAATCGGCTTTGGTAGTGGAGACTTTACCGCAGGCACTCAAGGGATGTAAACATGCGATCGCTACCACCGGAGTTCACCATGATTGGAATGCACCTTTAGAAACCCCTCGCACTGCTTTACCCTGGTTATTAGAAACTGTGGGACAACCAGCAGCTTTGATTTTTGGACGGGAGGACAGAGGATTAACAAATCAAGAACTCAATTATGCCCAGCGTTTTGTCCGTATCCCCACTAATCCTGCTTATACCTCTCTAAACTTGGCAACATCTGTAGCTTTGTGCTGTTATGAACTATCACAATTTGCCGATTTGTCACCTAATGATGACTTAGATAGTCTTTCCGGTATTTCTTCTCGGGAACTTGCCCCTTTGGATGTTGTCGAATCTTACTATCAGCAATTACAGTCCCTACTGTTAAATATTGGCTTCCTTCATCCCCATACAGCGAACAGCCGCATGGAAAAAATTCGCCAAATTTATAACCGTAGTCAACTGCAAACTCAAGAAATAGCCATGTTACGGGGAATGATCCGACAGATAAAATGGGCAGTGGAAAAAAGTAGTAGCAATGAAAATCTCTAA
- a CDS encoding NAD(P)/FAD-dependent oxidoreductase has protein sequence MTTKIYDWIVIGGGFAGAALAYELVKKDLRVLLLEQNAVADNATRYSYGGLAFWSGATPLTRQLCDEGLQRYQVLADELATDIEFRQLDLLLTIGLESDVETVAKSYSQMAIPPRQLTVKEASELEPLLNSDAISGALTVKHGHIHPEKTAQAYIDAFLRDGGELKITQVLELFSAFTVDKQALCRVKTATDNYEGENIAVCAGGISRQLLKTSGIETQIYFTHAEIIEIQPVDFKMNTLVMPASLQRFQLEFEATRDDKLWQEPSDEEQAAILDVGAVQFRDGSLRLGQISRIITNPNAKIDSKISEEWMRCSIRADTRTTYVAQASHIHNILPKLAHLPGTWHHCLVAFSKDNLPVIGKIPDFPQIHLFSGFSNPLVFIPPLAQHFANWVSGTEDEIINQLSPSRFR, from the coding sequence ATGACGACGAAAATTTACGATTGGATTGTGATTGGTGGGGGGTTTGCAGGTGCAGCACTAGCTTATGAACTTGTAAAAAAAGACCTTCGGGTATTGTTATTGGAACAAAATGCTGTAGCTGATAATGCAACCCGTTACAGTTATGGTGGTTTGGCTTTTTGGTCTGGTGCGACTCCTTTGACGCGACAATTATGCGATGAAGGGTTACAGCGCTATCAAGTTTTAGCAGATGAATTAGCAACAGATATTGAATTCAGACAATTAGATTTATTACTTACAATTGGACTTGAAAGTGATGTGGAAACAGTTGCTAAATCCTACTCCCAGATGGCAATACCACCAAGGCAATTGACGGTAAAAGAAGCATCTGAGTTGGAACCATTATTAAATTCCGATGCCATCTCTGGTGCGCTAACAGTCAAACATGGACATATTCATCCAGAAAAAACAGCACAAGCCTATATTGATGCTTTTCTCCGTGATGGGGGAGAATTAAAAATTACTCAAGTCTTAGAATTATTTTCGGCTTTCACGGTTGATAAACAAGCATTATGTAGAGTCAAAACAGCTACAGATAACTACGAAGGTGAAAATATTGCTGTTTGTGCTGGGGGAATTAGTCGTCAATTATTAAAAACATCTGGAATTGAGACTCAGATATATTTTACCCATGCCGAAATCATTGAAATCCAACCAGTGGATTTTAAAATGAATACCTTAGTAATGCCAGCCAGTTTACAACGCTTCCAACTGGAATTTGAGGCAACTAGAGACGATAAACTGTGGCAAGAACCCAGTGATGAAGAGCAAGCGGCAATTTTAGATGTGGGTGCAGTCCAATTTCGAGATGGGAGTTTGCGTTTAGGGCAAATTAGTCGGATCATCACAAATCCCAATGCAAAAATCGATAGTAAAATTAGCGAAGAGTGGATGCGATGCTCTATTAGAGCTGATACGCGAACGACTTACGTCGCGCAAGCTTCGCATATCCATAACATCCTACCAAAACTCGCTCATTTGCCTGGAACCTGGCACCATTGTTTAGTGGCTTTTAGCAAAGATAATCTTCCCGTTATTGGCAAGATTCCAGATTTTCCTCAAATTCATTTGTTTTCGGGTTTCAGCAATCCCCTAGTTTTTATTCCCCCCTTAGCACAGCACTTCGCTAACTGGGTATCAGGTACAGAAGATGAAATTATTAACCAGTTATCTCCAAGTAGGTTTAGGTAG
- a CDS encoding ribbon-helix-helix protein, CopG family: protein MTQISLRLSEREKEHLQKYCELTQRNQTEVLRDLIRRLSVKGALNPLD from the coding sequence ATGACACAGATTAGCTTGAGGTTATCTGAACGGGAAAAAGAACATTTGCAGAAGTATTGCGAATTGACTCAAAGAAATCAGACAGAAGTGTTGCGCGACCTCATAAGAAGATTATCAGTCAAAGGGGCATTGAACCCCCTTGACTGA
- a CDS encoding RuBisCO accumulation factor 1, which translates to MTDLPPISPHPETLAQETVDELFQKLRQKQGNWVEWGNAIALLQKSGYNPQVIFEATGFEPVQQNQVVVGSQVFSSIEKGNASEAMRSHFSMRGSDVLYELRLLTHEERAAAAELAFNQKIDCDEAKEIARAIKDFSRFGTPPDGFTYDPGDAVAYQSWKLAKQNTDLQVRSRLIAKGLKFATTPAARKKIEELLVDFSVDPKRPAPTLPFYRLESEDELPRIVPVVGELPLTAKDLQGVPIVEEVGAFRMVKFAGEQAWVPLPGWQVILAAEDPVALMCESDRFPTRPTTSPEPVLVIVDRSDREWDERAYFVVESNGDLEFQWFDTTPSIPLLGKIIVILRPKRVLDVDFNKDSWQLDE; encoded by the coding sequence ATGACTGACTTACCGCCAATTTCACCCCATCCTGAAACCCTTGCTCAAGAAACCGTTGATGAATTGTTCCAAAAACTCAGGCAGAAGCAGGGAAACTGGGTGGAATGGGGAAATGCGATCGCGCTATTACAAAAGTCGGGTTACAATCCCCAGGTGATATTTGAAGCAACTGGATTTGAACCTGTGCAGCAAAATCAAGTGGTGGTGGGTTCTCAGGTATTTAGCTCCATCGAAAAAGGTAATGCTTCCGAAGCTATGCGATCGCATTTCTCCATGCGAGGCAGTGATGTGTTGTATGAGTTACGTTTACTCACCCATGAAGAACGCGCAGCAGCAGCAGAATTGGCATTTAATCAGAAAATTGACTGCGATGAAGCTAAAGAAATAGCTCGTGCAATCAAGGATTTTTCCCGGTTTGGGACTCCCCCAGACGGTTTTACCTATGATCCCGGTGATGCTGTTGCTTACCAATCTTGGAAACTGGCAAAACAGAACACTGATTTACAAGTGCGATCGCGTTTGATTGCCAAGGGGCTAAAATTTGCCACCACCCCCGCAGCAAGGAAAAAAATTGAAGAATTATTGGTTGACTTTAGCGTCGATCCTAAACGTCCTGCTCCCACACTGCCTTTTTACCGTTTGGAATCAGAAGACGAACTTCCCCGAATTGTCCCTGTGGTAGGAGAATTACCCCTCACCGCAAAAGATCTACAAGGGGTTCCCATCGTGGAAGAGGTGGGAGCATTCCGGATGGTAAAATTTGCTGGAGAACAAGCTTGGGTACCCCTTCCTGGATGGCAAGTTATCTTAGCAGCTGAGGATCCAGTGGCTTTAATGTGCGAGAGCGATCGCTTTCCCACCAGACCTACTACTTCCCCTGAACCCGTCCTCGTCATCGTCGATCGCTCAGACCGGGAATGGGATGAAAGAGCATATTTTGTCGTCGAAAGCAATGGTGATTTAGAATTTCAATGGTTTGATACAACACCATCAATCCCCTTATTGGGGAAAATCATCGTGATTTTGCGTCCAAAACGGGTTTTGGATGTGGACTTCAACAAGGATTCTTGGCAACTGGACGAATAA
- a CDS encoding sensor histidine kinase, producing MSVDVPAQENTILVVDDTPTNLQVLFDLLSEHGYRVAIAKNGESALQRLQTSQPSLILLDVMMPGIDGFETCKRIKANPATCDIPVFFMTALSDSVDKVKGLSLGAVDYITKPIQHEEVLARIRVHLQLRKANRIMEQRTEELKQALENLQQAQLHLIQGEKMSALGQLVAGIAHEINNPVNFIHGNLTYVKEYTQDLLEFVQLYQKHYPNPVDEIQKRAKALDLEFLQADLIKMLNSMEIGSDRIRDLVLSLRNFSRLDEAECKAVDIHVGIENTLLILQHRLKAKSKCPTIEIIKDYGKLPEIECYPSQLNQVFMNILSNAIDALEESAITSPTITIRTAAIDTNWVTICIADNGGGIPESIRSKLFDPFFTTKPIGKGTGLGLSISYQIITEKHRGKIECHSGATLGSEFVVELPVQYSS from the coding sequence ATGTCCGTTGATGTGCCCGCTCAGGAAAACACAATTTTAGTCGTAGACGACACCCCCACCAATTTACAAGTGCTATTCGACTTACTGAGCGAACATGGTTATCGAGTTGCGATCGCTAAAAATGGGGAAAGTGCCCTCCAACGTCTGCAAACTTCCCAACCCAGCCTGATTTTACTGGATGTGATGATGCCAGGAATTGATGGGTTTGAAACCTGTAAACGGATCAAAGCTAATCCAGCGACTTGCGATATACCAGTATTTTTTATGACTGCCCTTTCCGACTCCGTAGATAAAGTTAAGGGATTAAGTTTAGGTGCTGTGGATTACATTACTAAACCGATTCAACACGAGGAAGTACTGGCACGTATCCGGGTACATTTGCAACTGCGAAAAGCCAACCGCATCATGGAACAACGCACAGAAGAATTGAAACAAGCACTGGAAAACCTCCAGCAAGCCCAGTTACATTTAATACAGGGTGAAAAAATGTCCGCCCTCGGTCAGTTGGTGGCTGGAATTGCCCACGAAATCAATAATCCCGTCAATTTCATCCACGGGAATCTCACCTATGTCAAAGAGTATACTCAAGATTTGCTGGAATTTGTCCAACTCTACCAGAAGCATTATCCCAACCCAGTAGACGAAATCCAGAAACGGGCAAAAGCCTTGGATTTGGAATTTTTGCAAGCAGACTTGATCAAGATGTTAAATTCTATGGAAATAGGGAGCGATCGCATTCGTGATTTGGTGCTTTCCCTGCGTAATTTCTCCCGTCTCGATGAAGCTGAATGCAAGGCGGTTGATATTCATGTAGGCATTGAGAACACATTACTAATTTTACAACATCGCCTCAAAGCAAAATCCAAATGCCCCACAATTGAGATCATTAAAGACTACGGTAAATTACCAGAAATTGAATGCTATCCCAGTCAACTTAATCAAGTATTCATGAATATTTTGAGTAATGCCATCGATGCTTTAGAAGAATCTGCCATAACCTCTCCTACTATTACCATCCGTACTGCTGCGATCGATACTAACTGGGTGACAATTTGCATTGCCGATAATGGTGGGGGGATTCCAGAATCTATCCGCTCTAAACTGTTCGACCCTTTCTTTACCACCAAACCCATTGGTAAAGGAACTGGATTAGGTTTGTCGATTAGTTATCAAATTATTACAGAAAAACACCGTGGTAAGATTGAATGTCATTCTGGTGCAACTTTGGGAAGTGAGTTTGTAGTGGAACTTCCAGTACAATATTCCTCTTGA